A single genomic interval of Armigeres subalbatus isolate Guangzhou_Male chromosome 1, GZ_Asu_2, whole genome shotgun sequence harbors:
- the LOC134213436 gene encoding uncharacterized protein LOC134213436 gives MDIVVLIACLALVGTLLIVLLLLCRLIQPYDIAWFLSNREDKLNLSKMRLYNPNGYLMHSGSEIYLGSTGSFQRFDSVDRDYKPQYGQGSGLAVPPWRTSSTEEAEIPPQPLRPAPSPKEPKLTREKAIHKQTSEPKPHTGPIIISPIPRPVPRKQHSAPISFPLPVLSSPREKRFHNEPHICTNPFLNEPPLKEESDPLVPAAFPPLPPPPAPTEQPPEPPFLQRLIRSANNPFLSSSDSRKTDEECIFNFEPATVQSVYAEEDPLRRVEKRLSKMENLRKMSRLIESNQVLLNIYQQFNNTLDRSHDNEPSPPAPIRQQPPPARITGPSSSSSTSPLISPKLLETTSNPIPPRISSPPSCPPILPSSRPDHSKYQDSPRTDVADNIRIPTVSNSIKHILRNRSFSETEFSERKLFKSFALAAGETDQVAGTSGTSPPPPTLVKNSSYKDLGRYYGTAQQNPFGGESVLQKTVSESFLERYSLGKGDYDLEAMAPTGATGPMTIGTGSFNIAGSADRLRSSVMPSTSSESVASQSSVIFSDLEPAQAITGYLCVGLQYDKSSTTIEGMELLVTIQEAKQLICPPGIEMDTFVKVFIVPDESKVLQTKVCKDSNYPSYQETFSFWITHKTIRRSLWFHVYHTSAKEQTLIGECEMQINENISRPMTTWLKLVDSSHKKSQLGELMFSLSYLPTAERLTVVVVKARNLNLKNRTNRTRGQQSTVDDCDSMADDQPIEVDSSESIFVKVYLLKNDKKVSKKKTSVKRGERSPIYNEAIIFSVPPYMLNSIQIRLSVVQMTNRDGTSTNIINNNSNNLINLYDNSTNSSSCSSLNRKPSIKLVSIGHVIVGSGTTGKGLRHWHQMLTTLRKPVTMWHALKTTSERKRRKLSTESEQEADSG, from the exons ATGGATATCGTTGTGCTGATAGCCTGCCTAGCTTTGGTTGGGACATTGCTCATTGTGCTTTTGCTACTATGCCGACTGATACAACCGTATGACATTGCCTGGTTTCTGTCGAATAGAGAAGATAAGTTAAATCTGTCGAAGATGCGATTGTACAATCCCAATGGATATCTG ATGCATTCCGGCTCAGAGATCTACCTCGGTTCGACTGGCAGTTTCCAGCGTTTCGATTCTGTAGACCGAGACTACAAACCCCAGTATGGGCAAGGATCCGGGCTAGCGGTCCCTCCATGGCGAACTTCGTCAACCGAGGAAGCTGAAATACCTCCTCAACCACTGCGACCAGCTCCTTCACCCAAGGAACCTAAATTAACTCGCGAGAAGGCCATCCACAAGCAAAC atcggAACCAAAGCCGCACACTGGACCAATAATCATATCCCCAATACCACGTCCCGTCCCTCGGAAGCAACACTCGGCCCCGATATCATTTCCACTGCCAGTCCTTAGCTCACCTCGAGAAAAACGCTTCCATAATGAACCTCATATTTGCACTAATCCTTTCCTAAACGAACCACCCCTAAAAGAGGAGAGCGATCCACTCGTACCGGCCGCGTTTCCtccacttccgccaccacctgCACCAACGGAACAACCTCCGGAGCCTCCATTCCTTCAACGGCTCATAAGATCGGCAAACAACCCCTTCCTATCCTCTTCAGACTCTCGAAAAACCGATGAGGAATGCATTTTCAACTTTGAACCAGCCACAGTTCAGTCCGTCTACGCCGAGGAAGACCCGCTTCGGCGAGTGGAGAAACGGCTCTCTAAAATGGAGAATCTCCGCAAAATGTCGCGCCTCATCGAGAGCAATCAAGTCCTGTTGAATATCTATCAGCAGTTCAACAACACTTTGGATCGTTCCCACGACAACGAGCCCAGTCCACCCGCTCCCATTCGTCAGCAACCTCCGCCGGCACGAATAACCGGTCCCTCTTCCTCTTCATCGACATCTCCTCTCATATCTCCAAAACTTCTGGAAACCACATCAAACCCAATTCCTCCTCGGATATCTTCTCCTCCATCGTGTCCCCCCATCCTTCCATCTAGCCGACCGGACCACAGCAAATACCAGGACTCCCCCCGGACGGACGTGGCCGACAACATTCGGATACCCACCGTATCCAACAGCATCAAGCACATCCTTCGAAACAGATCCTTCTCCGAGACGGAGTTCAGCGAAAGGAAGCTATTCAAGAGCTTCGCTCTCGCAGCCGGAGAAACGGATCAGGTTGCGGGCACTAGCGGTACCTCACCTCCACCCCCTACTTTAGTAAAAAATTCTTCCTACAAAGATTTAGGCCGATATTACGGAACCGCACAGCAGAACCCGTTTGGTGGTGAATCGGTGCTACAGAAGACCGTATCGGAGTCGTTCCTCGAGCGCTATTCGCTGGGGAAAGGAGACTACGATTTGGAAGCGATGGCACCGACGGGTGCCACTGGACCGATGACAATCGGTACGGGATCGTTTAATATCGCCGGGTCAGCCGATCGGTTGCGTTCTTCGGTGATGCCTTCGACGTCTAGTGAATCCGTTGCGTCGCAATCGTCCGTGATCTTTAGCGACCTGGAACCGGCCCAGGCGATCACCGGGTACCTTTGTGTTGGACTGCAATATGATAA atcgaGCACGACAATCGAAGGAATGGAACTGTTGGTCACAATACAGGAAGCAAAGCAGCTGATTTGTCCTCCGGGTAttgaaatggacacgtttgtAAAGGTTTTCATCGTACCTGATGAGAGTAAAGTGCTGCAAACCAAA GTGTGCAAGGATTCCAACTACCCTAGTTATCAGGAAACTTTCAGTTTTTGGATCACCCATAAAACCATTAGACGATCACTTTGGTTCCACGTTTATCACACAAGTGCGAAGGAACAAACATTAATTG GCGAATGCGAGATGCAGATAAACGAGAACATCAGTCGACCGATGACGACGTGGCTAAAACTGGTCGACTCGAGTCACAAGAAGAGCCAACTGGGCGAGTTAATGTTCTCCCTCAGCTATCTGCCGACGGCCGAACGGCTGACGGTGGTGGTCGTGAAAGCCCGTAACCTTAACCTCAAAAACCGGACCAACCGAACCAGGGGGCAGCAGAGTACGGTCGATGATTGCGATTCGATGGCCGATGATCAACCGATCGAGGTGGACTCCAGCGAAAGTATTTTCGTAAAG GTTTACCTGCTGAAGAACGACAAGAAGGTTTCGAAAAAGAAAACTTCGGTCAAACGGGGCGAACGATCACCGATCTACAACGAGGCGATTATTTTCAGCGTTCCGCCGTACATGCTGAACTCGATCCAGATCCGTTTGTCGGTGGTGCAGATGACCAACCGCGATGGCACCAGCACCAACATCATCAACAACAATAGCAACAATCTCATCAACCTGTATGACAATAGCACCAACAGTAGCAGCTGTAGCAGCCTGAACCGTAAGCCCAGTATCAAGCTGGTCTCGATTGGGCACGTGATCGTGGGCAGCGGAACCACGGGGAAGGGTTTGCGTCACTGGCATCAGATGTTGACCACGCTGAGGAAGCCGGTCACGATGTGGCACGCACTGAAGACAACGTCCGAGCGGAAGCGGAGGAAACTGTCAACGGAGTCGGAACAGGAAGCGGACAGTGGTTAG